In Leptospiraceae bacterium, a genomic segment contains:
- a CDS encoding type II toxin-antitoxin system RelE/ParE family toxin: MTGKFNYKILLSPEAEMDIEEAVEWYENQKETLGLEFAMDFENALKFLYSNPKLYAIIYKEVRNVLLKKFPYAIFYVIKEEKKEVQIFAVVHEKRNPEVWKFRLELID; this comes from the coding sequence ATGACTGGAAAATTTAATTATAAAATATTACTTTCTCCTGAAGCTGAAATGGATATTGAGGAAGCTGTAGAATGGTATGAGAATCAAAAAGAAACCTTAGGTTTAGAATTTGCAATGGATTTTGAAAACGCATTAAAATTCTTATACAGCAATCCAAAATTATATGCTATTATTTATAAAGAAGTAAGAAATGTATTATTAAAGAAGTTTCCATACGCAATATTTTATGTTATAAAAGAAGAAAAGAAGGAAGTCCAGATCTTTGCTGTTGTTCATGAGAAAAGAAATCCAGAAGTCTGGAAATTTCGTTTAGAACTTATAGATTAA
- a CDS encoding DUF29 domain-containing protein, with protein sequence MQKALTIADLHKLYEEDEHLWYFENAKLIREGKVDFLDFEHIAEVLEDMGKRDYREVFSRMKVLLVHLLKWIFQKEYRSKSWNLTMIEQRDILNFEFQHSQNLEKYGKENFQEIYSKARKQASVETGLPIDTFPKEPPFTFNEVLNEDYLPD encoded by the coding sequence ATGCAAAAGGCTTTAACCATCGCTGACTTACATAAGCTCTACGAAGAAGATGAGCACCTCTGGTATTTCGAAAATGCAAAACTTATCAGGGAAGGTAAAGTTGATTTTCTGGACTTTGAGCATATCGCGGAGGTTTTGGAGGACATGGGAAAACGAGATTATAGAGAAGTATTCAGTCGAATGAAAGTTCTTCTCGTTCACTTACTTAAATGGATATTTCAAAAGGAATACAGAAGCAAAAGTTGGAACCTAACAATGATTGAACAACGAGACATTCTGAACTTTGAATTCCAACACAGCCAAAATTTGGAAAAATATGGTAAGGAAAACTTTCAGGAAATCTATAGTAAAGCGAGAAAACAGGCTTCAGTAGAAACAGGACTTCCGATAGATACATTCCCGAAAGAACCACCCTTTACTTTCAATGAAGTCCTCAACGAGGACTACCTGCCGGATTAA
- a CDS encoding VOC family protein, with protein sequence MTKSKLIEMNNVGIVVESIDKAISFFSEIGLKLEGRMMVEGEWAGRVTGLGNQSVEIAMMVTPDGHSRLELSQFLIPKTVADHRTAPVNSLGYLRIMFRVDNLDELLLRLMKHGAEVLGEVVNYENIYRLCYIRGTEGLLIGLAEKLDTIHRQAIPNP encoded by the coding sequence ATGACAAAAAGTAAATTAATAGAAATGAACAACGTTGGCATCGTTGTGGAGTCTATCGACAAAGCAATCTCCTTTTTCTCAGAAATCGGGCTAAAACTTGAAGGACGAATGATGGTTGAAGGCGAATGGGCAGGGCGTGTAACAGGACTTGGGAATCAGTCAGTAGAGATTGCTATGATGGTTACTCCAGATGGACACAGCCGACTTGAACTTTCGCAGTTTCTCATTCCTAAAACTGTAGCTGACCATAGGACCGCTCCAGTAAATTCGCTTGGGTATCTTCGTATTATGTTTAGAGTTGATAATCTTGACGAATTGCTGCTCAGACTTATGAAACATGGTGCCGAAGTACTTGGAGAGGTAGTCAACTACGAAAACATTTATCGGCTTTGCTACATTCGTGGAACAGAAGGACTTCTTATAGGATTAGCTGAAAAACTTGACACTATACATAGACAAGCAATCCCTAATCCTTAG
- a CDS encoding outer membrane protein transport protein has protein sequence MKRQGTALAGIIFLLFYSNLQAGNYSDVYGAHARANGMGNAVSSFVDDSSAVNYNVAGLGRVSRGELLKAIIETKTASPNPEPAPEGASEPSPETGATPVETDAGIVENFKSDFKNFHKGAFTFVPSLRPTKPLHELHFMANYAKPRMTTSAPYNQDLAKTADDYASISLAINLNSIYNIKRNIRFGLSIQAPLSGNLMVINDLNPTVHRYLQYGMTNQKPTIMGGLGIELWKDRLFAGVGFNALAKGSGAMLLKDVPISPDTVTPDQQAVIEIKPLVTPTYGLQFSYGKLNLGVAYRREVAMAVDRLSARAQTTILSIQLDMDVALLQFFSPRMWTYGIAYKASDRLLLSFDLNRELWSGYRLSRAKSTYSETLYLNDTTNYRAGVEYGLLKSLKLRMGYTKRPTPVPDSPGRNNWMDFDRLIATGGLSYFLFPSESGILSNLVNPVVFDLVVEYQKMHGRHVYKYEATDKNPNYSSGGNAWHFGASVSMFY, from the coding sequence ATGAAAAGACAGGGAACCGCATTAGCAGGTATCATTTTTCTTTTATTCTACAGCAATCTTCAGGCTGGAAATTACAGTGATGTTTATGGAGCCCATGCGAGAGCAAATGGAATGGGAAATGCAGTATCTTCTTTTGTAGACGATTCTTCAGCGGTCAATTATAATGTTGCCGGCCTGGGAAGAGTTTCGAGGGGAGAACTCTTAAAAGCGATTATTGAAACCAAAACTGCGAGTCCGAATCCGGAACCTGCACCGGAAGGAGCAAGTGAACCCTCTCCGGAAACAGGTGCTACTCCTGTGGAAACGGATGCAGGTATTGTAGAAAATTTTAAAAGTGATTTTAAGAATTTTCATAAAGGAGCTTTTACCTTCGTTCCCTCACTTCGTCCGACAAAACCCTTACATGAGCTTCATTTTATGGCAAATTACGCCAAACCGAGGATGACAACCAGTGCTCCTTATAACCAGGACCTGGCGAAAACAGCAGATGATTATGCTTCCATTAGTCTGGCTATAAACCTGAATTCGATTTATAATATCAAGCGAAACATACGCTTTGGTCTGAGTATCCAGGCTCCTCTTTCCGGGAATTTGATGGTCATCAATGATTTAAACCCAACTGTACACCGTTACCTGCAATACGGGATGACAAATCAAAAACCCACTATTATGGGAGGTCTTGGGATCGAGCTATGGAAAGACAGGTTATTCGCCGGAGTTGGTTTTAATGCCCTCGCCAAGGGAAGCGGTGCCATGCTCTTAAAAGATGTTCCGATTTCTCCGGATACAGTTACTCCGGATCAACAGGCGGTTATTGAAATCAAGCCTCTGGTGACGCCAACATACGGATTGCAGTTCTCCTATGGAAAGTTAAATTTAGGTGTAGCCTATCGCCGGGAAGTGGCAATGGCAGTTGATAGGCTCAGTGCCCGTGCACAAACTACGATTTTATCTATTCAATTAGATATGGATGTAGCCCTGCTTCAATTTTTTTCGCCCAGGATGTGGACTTATGGAATTGCATACAAGGCCAGCGACAGACTCCTATTATCCTTTGACCTCAATCGTGAGCTCTGGAGTGGTTATAGACTTTCGAGGGCAAAATCTACTTATTCGGAAACTCTATATTTAAATGATACAACCAATTACCGGGCCGGTGTTGAATACGGTCTTTTAAAAAGTTTAAAACTCAGGATGGGTTATACAAAACGTCCTACACCCGTTCCGGATAGTCCCGGGAGAAATAACTGGATGGATTTTGACCGCCTGATTGCCACAGGTGGATTATCTTATTTTTTATTTCCATCTGAAAGCGGAATTTTGTCAAATCTTGTAAACCCTGTTGTATTCGATCTGGTTGTGGAATACCAAAAAATGCACGGGAGGCATGTTTATAAGTATGAAGCAACGGATAAAAACCCTAACTACTCCTCCGGAGGGAATGCCTGGCATTTTGGTGCTTCGGTTTCAATGTTTTATTGA
- a CDS encoding SH3 domain-containing protein — translation MKKGFVVLLCVFIFTGPLFSRESVYVTSPAAKIMTAPKISGKGTPVTKGTKLDVLAKEGLFYKVNFEGQTGYIPSMFVSQNAPAKKKIDLAGLKDKNADNPRRRASSYAETASARGLTASEKIRARGDANDYDYDSVKWMEEQSSKIEESETELFTQNIQ, via the coding sequence ATGAAAAAAGGATTCGTGGTGCTACTGTGCGTATTCATTTTTACCGGGCCTCTTTTTTCCCGAGAAAGTGTGTATGTTACCAGTCCGGCCGCAAAAATAATGACTGCTCCCAAGATTTCCGGAAAGGGTACACCGGTAACAAAGGGAACTAAATTGGATGTTCTGGCCAAAGAGGGTTTGTTTTATAAAGTAAATTTTGAAGGACAGACCGGTTATATACCCTCTATGTTTGTTTCCCAAAATGCTCCTGCCAAGAAAAAAATAGACCTTGCCGGGCTCAAGGACAAGAATGCTGATAACCCGAGAAGAAGAGCTTCTTCTTACGCTGAAACGGCTTCTGCCAGAGGTCTAACTGCATCTGAAAAAATTCGAGCTCGTGGCGATGCAAATGATTACGATTATGATTCGGTCAAGTGGATGGAAGAGCAATCCAGTAAAATTGAAGAAAGTGAAACAGAGCTATTTACGCAAAATATTCAATAA
- a CDS encoding M48 family metalloprotease: MRKFKFILLAVVLFTGFSFCSSSEEKEGSPDEAVVTDELKQEVKIGKALAARLVKKYGIVKNEGVTRYLNLMANSLGSVSQRPNLKMRVGILDTDEVNAFACGGGYVLVTKGTLKRMKNEAELAFVMAHEMAHMVLGHSVKVKKQGGFVEFIANFLGGGGALMNMAIEQASAEMEKQLLETGRSKEYELAADRDGLILASISMTYDYSAGIEYIKRSGAAASKEDELRNKTHPPYSERVAQMEGLVKEQGLPKSGKFNDARFQREMATLFSDSSSK, translated from the coding sequence TTGAGAAAATTTAAATTTATTTTACTGGCAGTAGTTCTTTTCACAGGTTTTAGTTTCTGTTCTTCTTCCGAGGAAAAGGAAGGTTCTCCTGATGAGGCCGTTGTAACCGACGAATTAAAACAGGAAGTGAAAATTGGAAAAGCACTGGCTGCCCGCCTTGTAAAGAAATATGGAATTGTTAAGAATGAAGGTGTTACCCGCTATCTTAACTTAATGGCCAATAGCCTGGGATCCGTTTCCCAAAGACCTAACCTGAAAATGCGTGTGGGAATCCTCGATACCGATGAAGTAAATGCCTTTGCCTGTGGAGGAGGATACGTCCTCGTTACAAAAGGAACTTTAAAAAGGATGAAAAACGAAGCTGAGTTGGCTTTTGTAATGGCACACGAGATGGCGCACATGGTACTCGGTCACTCAGTTAAAGTAAAAAAACAGGGTGGCTTTGTAGAATTCATTGCCAACTTCCTCGGTGGTGGTGGTGCCCTTATGAATATGGCTATAGAACAGGCTTCTGCAGAAATGGAAAAACAGCTTCTGGAAACCGGTCGTTCTAAAGAATACGAATTAGCCGCGGACAGGGATGGACTCATTTTAGCTTCCATTTCTATGACTTATGACTATTCAGCAGGAATTGAATACATTAAACGTTCCGGAGCAGCAGCCTCAAAAGAAGATGAACTGAGAAATAAAACTCACCCTCCCTATTCAGAAAGGGTGGCTCAAATGGAAGGACTCGTGAAAGAACAGGGCCTACCTAAAAGTGGGAAGTTCAACGATGCTCGTTTTCAAAGAGAAATGGCTACTTTATTCAGTGACTCAAGTTCCAAGTAA
- a CDS encoding MBL fold metallo-hydrolase yields the protein MKIHKYDYIPEPVLIGESLYKIVLPQPFYAPNNIYLILDKEPALIDTGFILSLGQLQKALLKIGLSLRDIHHIFYTHNHIDHISAALSLRNYTKAKLYGMSGMSTFIGHYIDHLHRFQRGEIRLFYKALSSMEERKKKVQKINNAWKPFYSAYEKDKKTNPILKMDVELVEGDVINIGEREIGFIHTPGHNLWHLSPYILGEGIYFTGDIVLENISSIYAEIDGNLNEYHNSLNRLLKLPIKRLLPGHGEEPKDPKRSIKLLSKTLHILERGVSRRLREGGEYDLNELACLSMGEKVKNSPYFVVALAIMHSIVQKLIQIGSVQINEVDPPYEKYFWTGSMQDSGT from the coding sequence TTGAAAATACACAAATATGATTACATTCCAGAACCTGTTCTTATAGGAGAAAGCCTTTATAAGATAGTTCTTCCCCAGCCTTTTTATGCACCGAATAATATCTATCTTATCCTGGATAAAGAACCGGCTCTTATCGATACAGGTTTTATCCTGAGTCTCGGTCAACTCCAAAAAGCTTTATTGAAAATCGGATTGTCTTTACGGGATATTCATCATATTTTTTATACCCACAACCACATTGACCATATCAGTGCAGCACTCAGTCTTCGCAATTATACAAAAGCGAAGCTTTACGGAATGTCGGGAATGTCTACTTTTATCGGCCATTATATTGATCACCTGCACAGGTTTCAAAGAGGAGAAATTCGTCTTTTTTATAAGGCACTCTCTTCTATGGAAGAACGAAAGAAAAAAGTGCAAAAAATTAATAATGCCTGGAAACCCTTTTACTCAGCTTATGAAAAAGATAAAAAAACAAATCCTATTTTAAAAATGGATGTGGAACTGGTGGAAGGAGATGTCATAAACATTGGAGAGAGAGAAATTGGTTTTATCCATACACCCGGACACAATCTCTGGCACTTAAGTCCATACATACTGGGAGAAGGGATTTATTTCACAGGAGATATTGTATTAGAAAACATTTCTTCTATATATGCAGAGATAGACGGTAATTTGAATGAGTATCATAACTCTTTAAATAGGCTTTTAAAACTACCCATTAAAAGACTTCTTCCCGGTCATGGAGAAGAACCCAAGGATCCCAAACGTTCGATTAAGCTTCTTTCCAAAACTCTGCACATACTCGAACGAGGCGTCAGCAGGCGCTTACGTGAGGGTGGAGAATATGATCTGAACGAATTAGCCTGCCTTTCTATGGGAGAGAAGGTAAAGAATAGTCCTTATTTTGTTGTAGCTCTTGCCATTATGCACTCTATCGTTCAAAAACTTATCCAGATAGGTTCTGTTCAAATAAACGAAGTTGACCCTCCCTATGAAAAATATTTCTGGACAGGGTCAATGCAGGATTCAGGAACTTAA
- a CDS encoding response regulator yields MNILIVEPSKVTRTVIARELQGKGYTIFESETAAYAIELCNKFKMDIITMAVYLPDSDGFQLCSKLRVAKESDPYYSCRNANIAFITSQDTIEGRINGFQAGATEFLLKKDILSELQNFIHHIENPPWGYDTINALIVDDSAINRMMVQHLLLAPNVNIIEVEDGQEAFDYVVKNTGSIDLIISDFYMPEMNGTELCRRLRVIQKLKSLPIIILTAATDKAEILEIFKSGATDYLTKPFIKEEFLARVEIHLKSWFVQKQAMKRSF; encoded by the coding sequence ATGAATATATTAATTGTAGAACCCAGTAAAGTAACCAGAACTGTGATTGCCAGGGAATTACAGGGAAAAGGATATACTATTTTTGAATCGGAAACAGCAGCTTATGCTATAGAGTTATGTAATAAATTTAAAATGGACATCATCACCATGGCGGTATATTTGCCTGACTCAGACGGATTTCAGCTCTGCTCAAAACTTCGTGTAGCAAAGGAATCTGACCCCTACTATTCCTGTAGAAATGCAAACATAGCTTTTATTACGTCCCAGGATACTATTGAAGGTAGAATCAATGGGTTTCAAGCGGGGGCAACCGAGTTTTTGCTAAAAAAAGATATTTTAAGCGAACTCCAAAATTTTATTCACCATATAGAAAATCCCCCCTGGGGATACGATACCATAAATGCTTTAATTGTGGATGACTCGGCTATTAACCGGATGATGGTGCAACACCTGCTCCTGGCTCCGAATGTGAATATTATAGAAGTCGAAGATGGACAGGAAGCTTTTGATTATGTGGTAAAGAATACAGGCTCGATAGACCTTATTATTTCTGATTTTTATATGCCTGAGATGAATGGTACCGAACTTTGCCGACGATTACGGGTAATTCAAAAACTGAAAAGTTTGCCTATCATCATTCTCACGGCTGCTACAGACAAGGCTGAAATCCTGGAAATATTCAAATCAGGAGCCACTGACTATTTAACCAAACCTTTTATTAAGGAAGAGTTTTTGGCCAGGGTAGAAATTCATTTAAAAAGCTGGTTTGTTCAAAAACAGGCAATGAAACGATCCTTCTAG
- a CDS encoding WYL domain-containing protein, whose protein sequence is MNPTIDRLNKKLGLIKILSANPGMKLEDLARFTGHNGIDKLKKDLGELFMVGSYPYTPADYIEIDYNGDNINIHLPVNLDSSTQLNISEWLVLLKIIESESSEAIGEEKEILEGIKSKIKQVIPFAEYSENREIRKQINQAIKERTCLWISYLGRKDIKPETRKLEPLFIFQLENQYLAAYCHTRKGIRNFRLESIIEAKPTQETFTFKANIDNQKYIEDFNRFIQDSRQNSEYAEILFDEKAYFHLSGKLDMELLGEKTYRNRRLQSAKVKISDSRWFLSTIKGFGTAVIILSPESLRTAFLEDVKNLAVPGLL, encoded by the coding sequence ATGAATCCTACGATTGATAGGTTGAATAAAAAGCTGGGCTTAATAAAAATTCTTTCAGCGAATCCCGGCATGAAGTTAGAGGACCTGGCTCGTTTTACCGGTCATAATGGAATTGATAAACTAAAAAAAGATCTGGGTGAACTTTTTATGGTCGGTTCCTACCCTTATACACCGGCAGATTATATTGAAATTGATTATAATGGAGACAATATTAATATCCACCTCCCTGTTAATCTGGATAGTTCGACTCAGTTAAATATTAGCGAGTGGCTTGTGCTTTTAAAAATTATAGAAAGTGAGTCATCTGAGGCTATTGGTGAAGAAAAAGAAATTTTAGAAGGCATAAAATCCAAAATAAAACAGGTGATTCCCTTTGCAGAATACAGTGAAAATCGAGAGATAAGAAAACAAATTAATCAGGCAATTAAAGAGAGAACCTGTCTATGGATTTCTTATCTGGGTAGGAAAGATATAAAACCCGAAACCCGGAAATTAGAACCCCTGTTTATTTTTCAGCTCGAAAATCAGTATTTGGCCGCATATTGTCATACAAGAAAAGGGATTCGAAATTTCAGGTTAGAGTCCATTATAGAAGCAAAGCCAACTCAGGAAACTTTTACGTTTAAGGCAAATATTGATAACCAGAAATATATTGAGGATTTTAATCGATTTATTCAGGACTCCAGGCAAAATTCAGAGTATGCCGAAATTCTCTTTGATGAAAAAGCCTATTTTCATCTTTCCGGAAAGTTAGATATGGAATTATTGGGTGAGAAAACCTATAGGAACAGGCGACTTCAATCTGCTAAAGTAAAAATTTCAGATTCTCGCTGGTTTCTGAGTACGATTAAAGGTTTCGGTACAGCTGTAATCATTTTATCTCCGGAGAGCCTTCGAACTGCATTTTTAGAGGATGTAAAAAATTTAGCTGTTCCGGGTTTATTATAA
- the ispE gene encoding 4-(cytidine 5'-diphospho)-2-C-methyl-D-erythritol kinase, with product MLSPAKINIGLEVPFKREDGFHEIYSIFTKINWGDEIEFERTSSSGEFLLESRNELIKEKKQSFEEVSERGDLTKNILYKAYERALSFSPDIPGLRVKLIKRIPTGGGLGGGSSNAAMLLKVLFKGTDWEFSESLNGLAAGIGSDVPFFLREEPAFVYGRGEKFYSIKLASGQGVLGIPPVEINTKEAYNYLKKPLQKTTITEPWNFLTGELSQALRLGDWHVLQRFLVNDFEEFAFKQFPLLKSLKEDFYSLGCSFASMTGSGSCFFGLLRREEESAKVQNGLIAKYPGYDFIPFSF from the coding sequence ATGCTTTCTCCTGCTAAAATAAATATAGGCCTGGAAGTGCCCTTTAAGAGAGAGGATGGGTTTCACGAGATTTACAGTATCTTCACGAAGATAAACTGGGGAGATGAGATTGAGTTCGAAAGAACTTCTTCTTCGGGAGAGTTTCTTTTAGAATCCAGAAACGAGCTGATAAAAGAAAAAAAGCAGAGCTTCGAGGAAGTATCCGAAAGAGGGGATCTTACCAAAAATATTTTATATAAAGCCTATGAAAGAGCTCTAAGTTTTTCTCCTGATATTCCCGGCTTAAGAGTGAAACTGATTAAGCGTATCCCAACCGGTGGAGGTCTGGGAGGAGGAAGTTCAAATGCGGCTATGCTACTCAAGGTATTGTTCAAAGGTACAGATTGGGAGTTTTCGGAGAGCTTAAATGGTCTCGCAGCCGGTATCGGTTCCGATGTTCCATTTTTTCTCAGAGAAGAGCCGGCTTTCGTTTACGGAAGAGGAGAAAAGTTTTATTCCATAAAACTTGCCTCCGGACAGGGGGTTTTAGGAATTCCACCTGTAGAAATCAACACAAAAGAAGCTTACAATTATTTAAAAAAGCCTTTACAAAAAACTACCATAACTGAACCATGGAATTTCCTTACAGGGGAGCTTTCTCAGGCATTAAGGCTGGGAGATTGGCACGTTTTGCAACGCTTTCTTGTGAATGACTTCGAGGAGTTTGCCTTCAAGCAGTTTCCTTTATTAAAAAGTCTAAAGGAAGATTTCTATTCTCTGGGTTGCTCTTTTGCATCCATGACCGGTTCAGGTTCCTGTTTTTTTGGCCTGCTCAGGAGAGAAGAGGAATCGGCGAAAGTTCAAAACGGACTTATTGCCAAATACCCTGGGTATGACTTTATACCTTTTAGTTTTTAA
- a CDS encoding NTP transferase domain-containing protein, whose translation MDSTNTNICAVILAAGKGTRMKSEHPKVATKLNGKPLIHYVIESLRKAGVQRICVIVGYKKEEVMQICSSFTGLEFVEQKEQLGTGHALLCAESLLKDFQGQLLVACGDTPLIHYTSFKNLLDTARKEEQFATVLSARIEKPDGYGRIIRNSDRELLAIIEHKDAKPEELKVDEINTGTYVFRSPEVFSTLKRVGTENAQGEYYLPDVIKIYVSESKKCGAVQLENAVESSGINSVQDLETIESLIKSRQVVV comes from the coding sequence TTGGATTCAACAAACACTAATATATGCGCTGTCATTCTCGCCGCTGGAAAAGGAACGAGGATGAAGTCCGAGCATCCAAAGGTAGCTACAAAGCTAAACGGAAAACCTCTCATTCATTATGTCATCGAAAGCCTTCGAAAAGCCGGGGTTCAAAGGATTTGCGTGATCGTGGGCTATAAAAAAGAAGAGGTTATGCAAATTTGTTCTTCCTTTACAGGACTTGAGTTTGTTGAGCAAAAAGAGCAACTCGGAACCGGCCATGCTCTTTTATGTGCAGAAAGTCTGTTAAAAGATTTTCAGGGTCAGCTTTTAGTCGCCTGTGGAGACACCCCTTTAATTCATTATACTTCTTTTAAAAATTTATTAGATACTGCTCGCAAAGAAGAGCAATTTGCAACAGTCTTATCTGCAAGAATTGAGAAACCGGATGGTTATGGTAGAATTATACGCAATTCAGATAGGGAGCTTTTAGCTATTATTGAGCATAAGGATGCAAAACCGGAAGAACTGAAGGTAGATGAGATCAATACCGGAACCTATGTATTCCGCTCACCTGAAGTTTTTTCTACCTTAAAACGGGTAGGAACAGAAAACGCACAGGGAGAATACTACCTTCCCGATGTTATAAAAATATATGTATCAGAATCTAAAAAGTGTGGTGCCGTTCAATTGGAAAATGCAGTAGAAAGTTCAGGAATTAATTCCGTTCAGGATCTGGAGACTATTGAGTCTCTTATAAAAAGTAGACAGGTGGTAGTATGA
- a CDS encoding ribose-phosphate pyrophosphokinase encodes MRGDMAIFSGSSNVPLTDEICDHLRIRPGKITKKKFSDGEIYIKIDENVRGRDVFVVQSISNPANDNLIELLLILDAFRRASARRVTTVIPYYGYGRQDRKVEPRVPISARVVADLIETLGPDRVLTMDLHADQIQGFFNIPVDHLFFSAVLTEYLLSKDLKDLVIVSPDSGGAERARFLGKKVNGSLAIIDKRRPKPNVSEVMNIIGDVKGKNCILLDDMIDTAGTITKAAKALQEHGAKSVMCCATHGVLSGEAVERLNSIELDELILSNTIHHSEKKNIRNFTKLSVAPLFAKAIERIHNEESISSLFV; translated from the coding sequence ATGAGAGGAGATATGGCTATTTTTTCAGGGAGTTCGAATGTCCCCCTGACAGATGAGATCTGCGATCATCTCCGCATCCGACCGGGAAAAATTACCAAGAAGAAGTTTTCTGATGGCGAAATCTATATCAAAATAGATGAAAATGTCAGAGGAAGAGATGTTTTTGTCGTTCAATCCATCAGCAATCCGGCAAATGATAACCTGATTGAGCTTTTACTCATTCTGGACGCTTTCCGAAGAGCCTCAGCCAGAAGAGTTACAACCGTAATTCCGTATTATGGATATGGTAGACAGGACAGAAAAGTTGAACCGAGAGTTCCCATTTCAGCACGGGTAGTTGCCGATTTAATCGAAACTCTGGGTCCTGATAGGGTTCTTACTATGGACCTGCACGCCGATCAGATCCAGGGTTTTTTCAATATCCCTGTAGACCACCTTTTCTTTTCAGCCGTATTAACAGAATATCTTCTTTCAAAAGACTTAAAGGATCTCGTAATTGTTTCTCCTGATTCAGGTGGGGCAGAAAGAGCGAGATTTTTAGGAAAAAAAGTGAATGGAAGCCTCGCAATTATAGATAAAAGACGTCCAAAACCCAATGTATCGGAAGTTATGAATATTATTGGGGACGTAAAAGGAAAAAATTGTATCCTGCTCGATGATATGATTGACACAGCGGGCACTATTACAAAAGCTGCTAAAGCACTCCAAGAACATGGTGCAAAATCTGTAATGTGCTGTGCCACACATGGAGTTCTTTCCGGAGAAGCCGTTGAAAGGTTGAATAGTATAGAGCTTGATGAACTCATTTTATCTAATACAATTCATCATTCGGAAAAGAAAAATATAAGAAATTTTACGAAGCTTTCTGTTGCCCCGCTTTTCGCAAAGGCAATAGAACGAATTCACAATGAAGAATCAATAAGTTCATTATTCGTTTAG
- a CDS encoding 50S ribosomal protein L25: MSDLTIKAQKRTETGKNANNRLTASGRIPVNIIGSGQSALASVDRKDVIHLLNTGVRPATLIDLDLEGENVRVFVQEIQRTPGSNEIRHIDFFKVTPGKKVKTKVGIVTTGSPKGVKAGGRFEHIIHELKVKTTPEDLKDVIEVDVSDLGVGDSIKIKDLPIPQSWDILLKGNPIVTSVNITKALIAQERAAREAATKETGAKKGKGK; the protein is encoded by the coding sequence ATGAGTGATTTAACAATAAAAGCGCAAAAAAGAACAGAAACAGGAAAGAACGCCAATAACCGGTTAACGGCCAGCGGAAGAATTCCTGTAAATATTATTGGAAGCGGACAATCCGCTCTGGCCAGTGTAGATAGAAAAGACGTTATCCACCTTTTAAACACGGGGGTTCGTCCGGCTACTCTGATAGATCTGGATCTGGAAGGAGAAAATGTTAGAGTTTTCGTTCAGGAGATTCAGAGAACTCCGGGTAGCAATGAAATTCGTCACATTGATTTTTTTAAAGTGACTCCGGGGAAAAAAGTAAAAACTAAAGTTGGAATCGTAACAACCGGTTCCCCAAAAGGTGTGAAAGCAGGTGGTCGTTTCGAACACATTATTCATGAACTTAAGGTGAAAACAACTCCGGAAGACCTGAAAGATGTAATTGAAGTAGATGTCAGCGATCTTGGTGTAGGAGATAGCATTAAAATTAAAGATCTACCCATTCCCCAATCCTGGGATATTCTTTTAAAAGGAAATCCGATTGTTACCTCAGTGAACATCACTAAGGCTCTTATTGCCCAGGAAAGAGCAGCAAGGGAAGCAGCGACAAAAGAAACCGGAGCAAAAAAAGGAAAAGGTAAGTAA